Proteins encoded within one genomic window of Gloeobacter kilaueensis JS1:
- the thrC gene encoding threonine synthase codes for MNASLLSGAHWPGLIEHYREFLPVSDRTPIVTLREGNTPLIELAAVGERLGRGIRVWAKFDGLNPTGSFKDRGMTMAVSKAKEARAEAVLCASTGNTSAAAAAYAARAGLRAFVLIPEGYVALGKLAQAVIYGAEVIAIRGNFDQALAIVRAVAERYPINLVNSVNPYRLQGQKTAAFEICDQLGTAPHWLCIPVGNAGNIAAYWMGFSEYAERGRIRERPRLQGFEASGAAALVGGSVQPVARPETVATAIRIGNPASGSLAIAAAQQSGGAIRAVSDPEILAAYQLLAREEGIFCEPASAAAVAGLLKFGHEAASGSQVVCVLTGNGLKDPDCALRVSTLEVSPGLDPEVSAVARAMGF; via the coding sequence ATGAATGCATCCCTTTTGAGCGGAGCGCACTGGCCCGGTTTGATCGAGCATTATCGCGAGTTTTTACCGGTCAGTGACAGGACACCGATTGTCACCCTGCGGGAGGGCAACACTCCCCTCATTGAACTTGCGGCGGTGGGCGAGCGGCTCGGACGCGGTATCCGGGTATGGGCAAAATTCGACGGGCTCAACCCGACCGGCAGCTTCAAAGATCGCGGGATGACGATGGCGGTGTCTAAGGCCAAAGAAGCGCGCGCCGAGGCAGTCCTCTGCGCCAGTACAGGCAATACATCCGCTGCCGCCGCCGCCTACGCCGCCCGCGCCGGTCTGCGCGCCTTTGTGCTCATCCCCGAAGGCTACGTGGCCCTGGGCAAGCTCGCCCAGGCAGTGATCTACGGAGCTGAGGTGATCGCCATTCGCGGCAACTTCGATCAGGCCCTTGCGATCGTGCGGGCGGTGGCTGAGCGCTACCCGATCAACCTGGTCAATTCGGTCAACCCTTACCGGCTGCAGGGGCAAAAAACCGCTGCCTTCGAGATCTGTGATCAACTCGGTACCGCCCCCCACTGGCTGTGCATTCCCGTCGGCAACGCGGGCAATATCGCCGCCTACTGGATGGGCTTCAGCGAGTACGCCGAGCGCGGGCGCATCCGCGAGCGGCCCCGGCTGCAGGGCTTCGAGGCCAGTGGTGCAGCGGCTCTGGTGGGCGGCAGTGTCCAGCCGGTGGCCCGCCCTGAGACGGTGGCCACCGCCATCCGCATCGGCAACCCGGCAAGCGGCAGCCTCGCTATCGCCGCTGCCCAGCAAAGTGGCGGGGCGATCCGGGCGGTGAGCGACCCTGAAATTCTGGCAGCCTACCAGCTGCTTGCCCGCGAAGAGGGCATCTTCTGTGAACCGGCGAGTGCGGCGGCAGTGGCGGGGCTGCTCAAGTTCGGCCACGAGGCGGCCTCCGGTAGCCAGGTCGTCTGTGTCCTCACCGGCAATGGCCTCAAAGATCCCGACTGTGCGCTAAGGGTTTCAACGCTAGAAGTCTCTCCAGGATTAGATCCTGAGGTTTCGGCGGTGGCAAGGGCAATGGGCTTTTAA
- the queG gene encoding tRNA epoxyqueuosine(34) reductase QueG: protein MAPTAGQIKAQAQQLGFHKVGIAHADALTADPDWLREWLAQGYAADMQWMHDPRRQDIQQVLPGVQSVICVALNYSVPQEDPCPDQARIARYALGRDYHKVLGRPLKALARWIEASAPGHRAIAYVDTGPIQEKAWAQAAGLGWIGKNACLITLEYGSWVFLGEVLTTVELEPDGAHANYCGSCTRCLAACPTAAIVRPAQVDARACLAYHTIENRAERLPATISSQQHNWVVGCDLCQSCCPYNQRAERWGHYSDVADFAPREPWQRLDLQRAQQMSDDEFDRLSTGSAIRRVRASGLRRNAQSALGE, encoded by the coding sequence ATGGCACCGACAGCCGGACAAATCAAAGCGCAGGCACAGCAACTCGGATTTCACAAAGTCGGGATCGCTCACGCCGACGCCCTCACAGCCGATCCCGATTGGCTGCGCGAATGGCTCGCTCAAGGCTACGCCGCCGACATGCAGTGGATGCACGATCCGCGCCGCCAGGACATCCAGCAGGTGCTGCCCGGTGTGCAGTCGGTGATCTGTGTCGCTCTCAACTACAGCGTCCCGCAGGAGGACCCCTGCCCCGATCAAGCCCGCATTGCCCGCTACGCCCTCGGGCGAGACTATCACAAGGTTCTGGGCCGCCCCCTCAAAGCCCTGGCCCGCTGGATCGAGGCGAGCGCCCCTGGCCACCGGGCGATTGCCTACGTCGATACCGGTCCAATTCAAGAAAAAGCCTGGGCCCAGGCTGCCGGATTGGGCTGGATTGGCAAGAACGCCTGTCTTATTACCCTCGAATACGGCTCGTGGGTTTTTCTGGGCGAAGTACTCACCACAGTCGAGTTAGAACCGGACGGAGCCCACGCCAACTACTGCGGCAGTTGCACCCGCTGTCTTGCTGCCTGCCCGACTGCCGCCATCGTGCGCCCCGCTCAAGTCGATGCGCGCGCCTGCCTTGCCTACCACACGATCGAGAACCGCGCCGAACGGCTACCGGCGACGATTTCCAGTCAGCAGCACAACTGGGTGGTCGGCTGCGATCTCTGCCAGAGCTGCTGCCCCTACAACCAGCGGGCCGAGCGCTGGGGACACTACAGCGATGTGGCAGATTTTGCGCCCCGCGAGCCGTGGCAGCGCCTCGATCTTCAAAGGGCGCAGCAGATGAGCGACGACGAGTTTGATCGCCTGAGTACCGGCAGTGCGATCCGGCGCGTCAGGGCAAGCGGGCTGCGCCGCAACGCTCAAAGTGCCCTGGGCGAATGA
- the dut gene encoding dUTP diphosphatase: protein MPSFRSIAVDSSFMNAVRVAVQRLPHCYQLPTYAHTGDAGLDLYAANTRTLTIAAATFERIPTGIALGLPAGYMAFVQPRSGLAMRHGISVLNTPGLIDSGYRGEIVVLLINHSQQAFTVERGHRIAQLVVLPVPTVHLLEVEALDGTERQDGGFGSSGV, encoded by the coding sequence GTGCCATCTTTTAGATCGATCGCCGTCGATTCTTCTTTTATGAATGCTGTCCGCGTCGCCGTCCAGCGGCTGCCCCACTGCTATCAACTGCCCACCTATGCCCATACGGGCGACGCCGGCCTGGATCTGTATGCGGCCAATACCAGGACACTCACGATCGCCGCTGCGACGTTTGAGCGGATTCCGACAGGAATTGCTCTGGGTTTACCCGCCGGATACATGGCCTTTGTGCAGCCCCGTTCCGGCCTCGCGATGCGGCACGGTATCAGCGTTCTCAACACTCCCGGCTTGATCGACAGTGGCTACAGGGGTGAGATCGTCGTCCTGCTCATCAACCACAGCCAGCAGGCTTTTACCGTCGAGCGCGGCCATCGCATCGCCCAACTCGTCGTCCTGCCGGTACCGACGGTTCACCTGCTGGAAGTCGAAGCGCTCGATGGAACCGAGCGCCAGGATGGTGGCTTTGGCAGCAGCGGCGTGTGA
- a CDS encoding rod shape-determining protein — MGLFNRIRRDIGIDLGTANTCVYIAGQGVVLSEPSVVAFDRDSKKLLAVGEEARQMLGRTPGNITASRPLRDGVIADFDATELMLQHFIRRVMGRSLLAPRMVIGIPSGVTGVERRAVMEAAVQAGAKEVFLVEEPIAAAIGAGLPISEPVGSMIVDIGGGTTEVAIISLQGSVVSESVRVAGDEMNESIGQYLKKLHNLVIGERTSEQIKMQIGSAFPHKDDEEKMEVRGLHMLSGLPRTITIHAAEVRESMSEPLSAIVEAVKRTLEQAPPELAADIYDRGIVLAGGGALLKGLDGLISHETGIAVHVAEEPLNCVVLGTGKILETETLNRVFSGTFSGS, encoded by the coding sequence ATGGGATTGTTCAACCGCATTCGGCGCGACATCGGCATCGATCTGGGCACAGCCAATACGTGCGTCTACATTGCCGGGCAGGGAGTCGTACTCTCAGAACCCTCGGTCGTCGCCTTTGACCGCGACAGCAAGAAACTGCTGGCGGTGGGCGAAGAGGCGCGGCAGATGCTTGGCCGCACCCCCGGCAACATCACCGCCTCAAGACCGTTGCGCGACGGGGTGATCGCCGATTTTGACGCTACCGAGTTGATGCTGCAGCACTTTATCCGGCGGGTGATGGGCCGTTCGCTGCTCGCACCGCGCATGGTCATCGGCATCCCGAGCGGTGTCACCGGTGTCGAGCGCCGGGCCGTTATGGAAGCAGCCGTCCAGGCGGGAGCCAAGGAAGTCTTTCTGGTCGAAGAGCCGATCGCCGCTGCCATCGGAGCGGGCTTACCGATCTCAGAGCCGGTGGGCAGCATGATCGTCGATATCGGCGGCGGCACGACCGAGGTCGCGATCATCTCACTGCAGGGCAGCGTCGTCTCCGAATCGGTGCGGGTGGCGGGTGACGAGATGAACGAGTCGATCGGCCAGTATCTTAAGAAACTGCACAATCTGGTCATCGGTGAGCGGACTTCCGAGCAGATCAAGATGCAGATAGGTTCTGCCTTTCCCCATAAAGACGACGAAGAAAAGATGGAGGTGCGGGGGCTGCACATGCTCTCCGGCCTGCCGCGCACGATCACCATCCATGCGGCGGAGGTGCGCGAGAGCATGAGCGAACCCCTCTCGGCGATCGTCGAGGCGGTCAAGCGCACCCTTGAGCAGGCTCCTCCGGAACTGGCCGCCGACATCTACGATCGCGGCATCGTGCTGGCGGGCGGTGGGGCTTTACTTAAGGGCCTGGATGGCCTTATCAGCCACGAGACGGGCATCGCCGTCCACGTCGCCGAAGAACCCCTCAACTGCGTCGTGCTCGGTACCGGCAAGATCCTTGAGACCGAGACCCTTAACCGCGTCTTCAGCGGCACGTTCTCTGGCAGTTAG
- a CDS encoding ion channel, translating into MGSCDDCPLRGAGGSTSCYLLVPEEGKTNVRLADCLASLQQPNVSPLSGLFLRRVDLRGLVVSNKRIEGADLSGADLRGAVFNRVTLHDCLLNDADFENAVLQDVDFRGAKGLRGLLFYNAIALPIRLPDLDELELPCAYEQKQQWPKAEYVYRILKESYRTHGMNKYSGFCYEREMEMQRRQARGWEWLALTVLWLSCGYGERPERTVVSALLIILGFALAYTNLTLVGSAGDIHRDLAQALYFSVITFSTTGYGDIHPQGWAQVFAASEALVGSFTIALFVFVFCRRMTR; encoded by the coding sequence ATGGGCAGTTGCGACGATTGTCCTTTGCGCGGTGCTGGAGGGAGCACTTCTTGCTATCTACTCGTGCCGGAGGAGGGCAAGACGAACGTGCGCCTCGCAGACTGTCTTGCCAGTCTGCAGCAGCCCAACGTGTCCCCTCTGAGCGGGCTTTTTCTACGCCGGGTGGATCTGCGCGGGCTCGTCGTATCTAACAAGCGCATCGAAGGAGCGGACCTGAGCGGGGCCGACCTGAGAGGGGCAGTGTTCAACAGGGTCACTTTGCACGATTGTCTGCTCAATGACGCCGACTTCGAGAACGCCGTGCTCCAGGACGTCGATTTTCGAGGAGCAAAGGGTCTGCGCGGCCTGCTTTTTTACAATGCGATTGCTTTACCAATTCGCCTACCGGATCTAGATGAACTGGAGCTGCCCTGCGCCTACGAGCAGAAGCAGCAATGGCCAAAAGCCGAGTACGTCTACCGCATCCTCAAAGAAAGTTACAGAACCCACGGAATGAACAAATATAGTGGCTTCTGCTACGAGCGCGAGATGGAGATGCAGCGCCGCCAGGCACGCGGCTGGGAATGGCTGGCACTGACGGTGCTGTGGCTCAGTTGCGGCTACGGCGAGCGGCCCGAGCGCACGGTGGTGAGCGCACTTTTGATCATTCTGGGCTTTGCCCTCGCCTACACCAATTTGACCCTCGTCGGCTCGGCGGGTGACATTCACCGCGACCTGGCCCAGGCTCTCTACTTTAGCGTGATCACCTTCAGTACGACCGGCTACGGCGATATTCACCCGCAGGGATGGGCCCAGGTCTTCGCTGCAAGCGAAGCGCTCGTCGGTTCTTTTACCATCGCCCTGTTCGTCTTTGTCTTCTGTCGGCGGATGACCCGCTAA
- a CDS encoding N-acetylmuramoyl-L-alanine amidase family protein, with protein sequence MKNWFGSQGNYWSLGAAIFALWLWALPVGAEEPMPMPTPIPTVEAPQPAPEPQAEPQPVSAVLSVEAVSSGFIFTFDRPPQLATGWDNPNLFRLAFVATRLAPDLAAPVLDDGAPARLQLQQSDERTVVALVQVAPQMRIGDPQPLADPRHILLPVYPKAQPDPAANQQTGTVRIVLDAGHGGYDPGAQRGGVDEKDLTLSLIQRLDTHLRRLNYQTTLTRSDDTFIPLAGRVSITNDSQAQLFVSIHINCSDGSSAPYGIETYYTTPQSARLAYTLHRHLIARTGKPDRRVHVRSLYVTHRNSVPAVLLEVGFISNPAERAQLRDPAYQERLVEAITSGLQEYLGQP encoded by the coding sequence ATGAAAAACTGGTTCGGTTCTCAAGGCAATTACTGGTCTCTGGGCGCTGCGATATTCGCTCTCTGGCTCTGGGCACTGCCGGTGGGGGCAGAGGAGCCGATGCCGATGCCGACGCCGATTCCAACTGTAGAAGCGCCCCAGCCGGCACCTGAACCCCAGGCAGAGCCGCAGCCTGTGAGTGCCGTGCTTTCTGTCGAGGCGGTAAGTAGCGGCTTCATCTTTACCTTCGATCGACCGCCCCAACTGGCGACCGGCTGGGACAATCCGAATCTTTTTCGCCTGGCCTTTGTCGCTACCAGGCTTGCCCCGGATCTAGCAGCGCCCGTCCTGGATGACGGAGCACCGGCCAGGCTGCAACTGCAGCAGAGCGACGAGCGCACGGTGGTTGCCCTGGTGCAGGTTGCGCCGCAGATGCGCATCGGCGATCCCCAGCCCCTCGCCGATCCCCGGCACATCCTGCTGCCTGTCTATCCCAAAGCCCAGCCCGATCCAGCCGCCAACCAGCAGACCGGCACCGTGCGCATCGTGCTCGATGCCGGACACGGCGGCTACGATCCAGGAGCCCAACGCGGCGGCGTGGACGAAAAAGATCTGACCCTCAGCCTGATACAGCGCCTCGACACCCATCTGCGCCGCCTCAACTATCAAACCACCCTCACCCGCTCAGACGACACGTTCATTCCGCTGGCCGGTCGGGTCAGCATCACCAACGACAGTCAGGCCCAGCTTTTTGTGAGCATCCACATCAACTGCTCCGACGGCAGCAGTGCCCCCTACGGCATCGAAACCTACTACACTACCCCCCAGAGCGCCCGCCTCGCCTACACCCTGCACCGCCACCTGATCGCCCGCACCGGCAAGCCCGATCGGCGCGTACACGTGCGCAGCCTCTACGTCACCCACCGCAACAGCGTCCCGGCGGTGCTGCTCGAAGTCGGCTTTATCTCCAACCCCGCCGAGCGCGCCCAGCTACGCGATCCGGCTTATCAGGAACGGCTTGTCGAGGCGATTACTAGCGGGCTGCAGGAGTACCTGGGCCAACCCTGA
- a CDS encoding L-serine ammonia-lyase, which yields MGAITTSIFDLFKVGPGPSSSHTIGPMKAAFDFLSRTSALDRSVLDQAAAIDIFLYGSLSATGKGHGTDRALVAGLLGWTPEGCDPAAFSQLLTRPDDCYTVRIHDRTFVISAQHIHFVRGQHDFPFSNTLIVRLTGVEGTLYEEEYYSVGGGFIQRKGEDAVISSREPPYPYGTMGELKEHLARHQLGLAELIVRNEIALTGQSRAQIDRRIDAIFGFMHRAVERGLTTEGTLPGFIHLQRKAPGLLRAARTLPEGSDSFLVLLNAYCLAASEENAAGHIVVTAPTSGASGVIPGVSYLLKKHCRYSDEKLRVGLLAAAAVGFLVKHNASISGAEMGCMGEIGTASAMAAAMLTHAAGLPVEAVEAAAEIAIEHHLGMTCDPIGGYVQIPCIERNAMGAVKAYNAYLLAAGNTQQQKISLDRVIAVMRATGYDMSKKYKETSEAGLALNSTEC from the coding sequence ATGGGTGCCATCACTACCTCCATCTTCGATCTGTTCAAAGTCGGGCCAGGACCGTCCAGTTCGCACACGATCGGCCCGATGAAGGCGGCGTTTGATTTTCTCAGTCGCACCAGTGCCCTGGATCGCTCGGTGCTGGATCAAGCGGCGGCAATCGATATTTTTTTGTACGGCTCGCTGAGCGCCACCGGCAAAGGCCACGGCACCGACCGGGCGCTGGTGGCGGGGCTGTTGGGCTGGACGCCGGAAGGGTGCGATCCTGCAGCATTCTCGCAGTTGCTGACACGCCCCGACGACTGCTACACCGTTCGGATTCATGACCGGACTTTCGTGATCAGCGCCCAGCACATTCATTTTGTGCGCGGCCAGCACGACTTTCCTTTCAGCAACACGCTCATCGTTCGCCTCACAGGTGTGGAAGGGACGCTCTACGAAGAGGAGTATTACTCGGTAGGCGGCGGATTCATCCAGCGCAAGGGCGAAGATGCCGTTATAAGTAGCCGGGAGCCGCCCTACCCCTACGGAACGATGGGCGAATTGAAGGAGCATCTAGCCCGCCACCAACTGGGCCTCGCCGAACTCATCGTCCGCAACGAGATCGCCCTTACCGGCCAATCCCGCGCCCAGATCGATCGCCGCATCGACGCCATCTTTGGCTTTATGCACCGGGCCGTCGAGCGCGGCCTTACAACCGAGGGCACGCTGCCCGGTTTCATTCACCTGCAGCGCAAGGCTCCCGGCCTGTTGCGGGCCGCCCGTACCCTCCCGGAGGGCTCCGACAGCTTCCTGGTCTTGCTAAACGCTTACTGCCTGGCAGCCTCCGAAGAAAATGCCGCCGGTCACATCGTCGTCACCGCTCCCACCTCGGGAGCCTCCGGTGTCATTCCCGGCGTCAGCTATCTGCTCAAAAAACACTGCCGCTACAGCGACGAAAAACTGCGCGTGGGGCTCCTCGCCGCCGCTGCCGTCGGCTTTCTGGTCAAGCACAACGCCAGCATCTCCGGCGCAGAGATGGGTTGCATGGGCGAGATCGGCACCGCCTCGGCGATGGCGGCAGCGATGCTCACCCACGCCGCCGGACTCCCCGTCGAGGCGGTGGAGGCCGCCGCTGAGATCGCCATCGAGCACCACCTGGGCATGACCTGCGACCCGATCGGCGGCTACGTGCAGATTCCGTGCATCGAGCGCAACGCCATGGGGGCGGTCAAAGCCTACAACGCCTATCTGCTCGCCGCCGGTAACACCCAGCAGCAAAAGATCTCGCTGGACCGGGTGATCGCGGTGATGCGCGCCACCGGCTACGACATGTCCAAAAAATATAAAGAAACTTCTGAAGCTGGACTGGCCCTCAACAGCACCGAGTGTTAG
- a CDS encoding aldo/keto reductase, with translation MSAVPDIALNDGRTIPQLGFGVFQIAPADTAQAVGRALEIGYRHIDTAQMYRNEQGVGEAVKASGLDRDDIFITSKLSNKFHRPDDARRAFDATLAALGFDYVDLFLIHWPLPTLYDGDYVSTWKALEEFHRDGRARSIGVSNFQIDHLERLIAETEIVPAVNQIEVHPYFTNDALRHYGQAHHIVTEAWSPIAQGKVLGDPTIGQIAQKVGKTPAQVVLRWHIQRGDIVFPKSATPARMQENFDLFDFELVPADIAAITALDQGEPGRTGPNPDKFAWVPA, from the coding sequence ATGAGTGCAGTTCCCGATATCGCCCTCAACGACGGTAGAACGATTCCGCAGCTGGGCTTTGGCGTCTTTCAGATTGCCCCGGCGGACACCGCCCAGGCGGTGGGTAGAGCGCTGGAAATCGGCTACCGGCACATCGATACAGCCCAGATGTATCGCAACGAGCAGGGCGTGGGCGAAGCGGTCAAAGCCTCCGGCCTCGATCGGGACGACATCTTTATCACCAGCAAGCTCAGCAACAAGTTTCATCGTCCGGACGATGCCCGGCGGGCCTTCGACGCGACCCTTGCTGCTCTGGGCTTCGACTATGTGGACCTGTTTCTCATTCACTGGCCCCTGCCCACGCTCTACGACGGCGATTACGTCTCGACCTGGAAAGCGCTCGAAGAATTTCACCGCGACGGTCGTGCCCGCTCGATCGGCGTGTCGAACTTTCAGATCGATCACCTGGAGCGGCTGATCGCTGAGACCGAGATCGTACCGGCAGTGAACCAGATCGAGGTCCACCCCTACTTCACCAACGACGCGCTGCGCCACTACGGTCAGGCCCATCACATTGTCACCGAGGCGTGGTCGCCCATCGCCCAGGGCAAAGTGCTGGGCGACCCGACCATCGGCCAGATCGCCCAAAAAGTAGGCAAAACTCCAGCCCAGGTCGTTTTGCGCTGGCACATCCAGCGCGGCGACATTGTCTTTCCCAAGTCGGCCACACCGGCGCGGATGCAGGAGAACTTCGATCTGTTTGACTTTGAACTCGTACCGGCAGACATCGCTGCTATCACTGCCCTCGACCAGGGCGAGCCGGGGCGCACCGGCCCGAACCCTGACAAATTTGCCTGGGTTCCCGCCTGA
- a CDS encoding M61 family metallopeptidase — translation MAPAGFAQPSSRPIILEVDATEAARQVFHAHLTIPVTPGETTLVYPKWIPGNHAATGPIRNLVNLKLKAGGQTIPWRRDLVEMHAFHLTVPAGVEQLEVNFDFLAGRNGTATTDKLAVIDWNTLVLYPDGNPSDSLTYTASLKLPSGWRYGTALPVAKEANGTIDFLPATLTTLIDSPLVSGQYYRKVELSPAGVNPTHQIDLVADSAEALAIKPRRIEQYKQLVSEAYALYGARHYRDYHFLWTLSDAIDGRGLEHHESSENGTDEQTFSDDTIFKANAGLLPHEYTHSWNGKYRRPADLATPDYLVPMKDDLLWVYEGLTQYLGWVLTGRSGLLGPDESRDGLALTAAAMDNRPGRSWRPLQDTADAAPLRDNTSRAWTTLRRSQDYYPEGLLIWLEADTLIRTKSGGKLSLNDFCRRFHGGPGGAPALKTYTFEEVVATLNAVVPYDWAQFLRTRLQSTAEGAPLGGIENGGWKLVYTPERSELFKASETEGKFTNLAYSIGLLVDNKEGTIIDVVPGKAAANAGIAPDMKLLAVNGRAWSPERLREAVAQTRTASAPLELLVTNKEYYRTYRLDYKEGEKYPHLERQKGSADLVSAILKPLVPPPK, via the coding sequence ATGGCCCCTGCCGGCTTTGCTCAGCCCTCCAGTCGCCCGATTATCCTCGAAGTCGATGCCACGGAGGCGGCCCGTCAGGTCTTCCACGCCCACCTGACGATACCGGTTACGCCGGGGGAGACCACCCTGGTCTATCCAAAGTGGATTCCGGGCAACCACGCTGCCACGGGGCCGATTCGCAATCTCGTCAATCTCAAACTGAAGGCCGGAGGCCAGACGATTCCCTGGCGGCGGGATCTCGTCGAGATGCACGCTTTTCATCTCACCGTGCCTGCGGGTGTCGAGCAACTGGAGGTCAACTTCGACTTTCTTGCCGGTCGCAACGGCACCGCCACCACCGACAAACTGGCGGTGATCGACTGGAATACCCTGGTCCTCTATCCGGACGGCAACCCGAGCGACAGCCTCACTTATACGGCGAGTCTGAAGCTGCCGTCCGGCTGGCGCTACGGCACGGCTCTACCGGTGGCGAAGGAGGCCAACGGAACGATCGATTTTTTACCCGCCACCCTCACCACCCTCATCGATTCGCCGCTGGTGAGCGGCCAGTACTACCGCAAAGTCGAACTGAGTCCCGCCGGAGTCAATCCCACCCACCAGATCGACCTGGTGGCCGACAGCGCCGAGGCGCTTGCGATCAAACCCAGGCGCATCGAGCAGTATAAGCAGCTGGTGAGCGAAGCCTACGCCCTCTACGGGGCGCGCCACTACCGCGACTATCACTTTCTCTGGACGCTGAGCGATGCGATCGATGGCCGGGGGCTTGAGCACCACGAGTCGAGCGAAAACGGCACCGACGAGCAGACCTTCTCAGACGACACCATTTTTAAGGCAAACGCCGGCCTACTGCCCCACGAGTACACCCACTCCTGGAACGGCAAGTACCGCCGCCCGGCGGATCTGGCGACGCCGGACTATCTGGTGCCGATGAAGGACGATCTGCTCTGGGTCTACGAGGGGCTGACCCAGTACCTGGGCTGGGTGCTCACCGGTCGCAGCGGCCTGCTCGGTCCCGACGAATCCCGCGACGGGCTGGCACTCACCGCCGCCGCGATGGACAACCGCCCTGGCCGGAGCTGGCGGCCCCTGCAGGACACCGCCGACGCCGCGCCCCTGCGCGACAACACCTCCCGCGCCTGGACTACCCTGCGCCGCAGCCAGGACTACTACCCGGAGGGGCTTTTGATCTGGCTGGAGGCGGACACGCTGATTCGCACCAAAAGTGGCGGCAAGCTCTCGCTCAACGACTTTTGCCGCCGCTTCCACGGCGGGCCGGGCGGCGCACCGGCACTCAAGACCTACACCTTCGAGGAGGTGGTCGCCACCCTCAACGCCGTCGTTCCCTACGACTGGGCACAGTTTCTGCGCACCCGGCTGCAATCGACCGCCGAGGGCGCTCCGCTGGGCGGCATCGAGAACGGCGGCTGGAAACTGGTCTACACCCCCGAGCGCTCCGAACTATTTAAGGCAAGTGAGACGGAGGGCAAATTCACCAACCTCGCCTACTCGATCGGTCTGCTGGTCGATAACAAGGAGGGCACGATCATCGATGTCGTGCCGGGCAAGGCGGCAGCAAATGCCGGAATTGCGCCCGATATGAAGCTCCTCGCTGTAAACGGTCGGGCCTGGTCGCCGGAGCGGCTGCGCGAGGCGGTGGCCCAGACCAGGACCGCCAGTGCCCCCCTGGAACTGCTCGTGACCAACAAGGAGTACTACCGCACCTACCGCCTCGACTATAAAGAAGGCGAAAAATATCCTCACCTTGAACGCCAGAAAGGCAGCGCCGATCTGGTAAGCGCCATTCTCAAGCCCCTTGTGCCTCCGCCCAAGTAA